A part of Ursus arctos isolate Adak ecotype North America chromosome X, UrsArc2.0, whole genome shotgun sequence genomic DNA contains:
- the CSTF2 gene encoding cleavage stimulation factor subunit 2 isoform X2 has product MAGLTVRDPAVDRSLRSVFVGNIPYEATEEQLKDIFSEVGPVVSFRLVYDRETGKPKGYGFCEYQDQETALSAMRNLNGREFSGRALRVDNAASEKNKEELKSLGTGAPVIESPYGETISPEDAPESISKAVASLPPEQMFELMKQMKLCVQNSPQEARNMLLQNPQLAYALLQAQVVMRIVDPEIALKILHRQTNIPTLIAGNPQPVHSAGPGSGSTVSMNQQNPQAPQAQSLGGMHVNGAPPLMQASMQAGVPAPGQIPAAVTGPGPGSLAPGGGMQAQVGMPGSGPVSIERGQGTLQHSPVGPAGPASIERVQVPMQDPRAAMQRGPLPANVPTPRGLLGDAPNDPRGGTLLSVTGEVEPRGYLGPPHQGPPMHHVPGHDSRGPPPHEMRGGPLAEPRPLMAEPRGPMLDQRGPPLDGRGGRDPRGIDARGMEARAMEARALDARGLEARAMEARAMEARAMEARAMEARAMEARAMEVRGIEARSMDTRGPVPGPRGPMPSGIQGPSPINMGAVGPQGSRQVPVMQGAGMQGASIQGGGQPGGFSPGQNQVTPQDHEKAALIMQVLQLTADQIAMLPPEQRQSILILKEQIQKSTGAP; this is encoded by the exons ATGGCGGGTTTGACGGTGAGAGACCCTGCGGTGGATCGTTCTCTGCGTTCGGTGTTCG TGGGGAACATTCCATATGAGGCTACCGAAGAGCAGTTAAAGGACATCTTTTCTGAGGTTGGACCTGTTGTTAGTTTCAG GTTGGTATATGATAGGGAGACAGGAAAGCCAAAGGGTTATGGCTTCTGTGAATACCAGGACCAAGAGACAGCACTTAGTGCCATGCGAAACCTGAATGGGCGTGAATTCAGTGGGAGAGCACTTCGAGTGGACAATGCTGCCagtgaaaagaacaaagaagagcTGAAGA GCCTTGGCACTGGTGCCCCTGTCATTGAGTCACCTTATGGAGAGACCATCAGTCCTGAGGATGCCCCTGAGTCCATTAGCAAAGCAGTTGCCAGTCTTCCACCAGAGCAGATGTTTGAGCTGATGAAACAAATGAAG CTCTGTGTCCAGAATAGTCCCCAGGAAGCACGGAACATGTTGCTTCAGAACCCTCAGCTGGCTTATGCGTTGCTACAAGCACAGGTAGTGATGAGAATTGTGGATCCAGAGATTGCCCTG aaaattctgcATCGCCAGACAAATATCCCAACGCTGATTGCAGGCAATCCTCAGCCAGTTCACAGTGCTGGGCCTGGCTCAGGATCCACTGTGTCAATGAACCAGCAGAATCCTCAGGCCCCTCAGGCCCAGTCTTTG GGTGGAATGCATGTCAATGGTGCACCTCCTCTGATGCAAGCTTCTATGCAAGCTGGAGTTCCAGCACCAGGGCAGATACCAGCGGCTGTGACGGGACCTGGTCCTGGTTCCTTGGCTCCTGGAG GAGGAATGCAAGCTCAGGTTGGAATGCCAGGAAGTGGACCAGTGTCCATTGAGCGGGGACaag GAACCCTACAGCACTCGCCCGTGGGACCCGCCGGGCCTGCATCAATTGAGCGAGTTCAAG TGCCAATGCAGGACCCCAGAGCAGCTATGCAGCGTGGGCCCTTGCCTGCCAACGTCCCAACTCCTCGAGGTCTGTTAGGAGACGCTCCAAATGACCCGCGTGGAGGCACTTTACTTTCTGTAACTGGAGAGGTAGAGCCTAG AGGTTACCTGGGACCACCTCATCAGGGTCCACCCATGCACCATGTCCCTGGCCATGACAGCCGTGGCCCACCCCCACATGAGATGAGGGGAGGGCCCTTAGCTGAGCCCAGGCCTCTAATGGCAGAGCCAAGAGGTCCCATGCTAGATCAAAGGGGTCCACCCTTGGATGGCAGAG GCGGAAGAGATCCCCGAGGCATAGATGCACGAGGGATGGAGGCACGAGCCATGGAGGCTAGAGCATTAGATGCCAGAGGATTGGAGGCCCGTGCAATGGAAGCCCGAGCGATGGAGGCCCGCGCGATGGAGGCCCGTGCGATGGAAGCCCGCGCGATGGAGGCCCGCGCAATGGAAGTCAGAGGGATAGAAGCCAGAAGTATGGATACAAGGGGCCCAGTCCCTGGCCCTAGAGGCCCTATGCCTAGTGGAATCCAGGGTCCCAGTCCAATTAACATGGGAGCAGTTGGCCCCCAGGGATCCAGACAG GTCCCAGTCATGCAGGGAGCAGGCATGCAAGGAGCAAGTATTCAAGGTGGAGGTCAGCCTGGGGGCTTTAGTCCTGGCCAGAACCAAGTTACCCCACAGGACCATGAGAAG GCTGCTTTGATCATGCAGGTTCTTCAGCTGACTGCAGACCAGATCGCCATGCTGCCTCCTGAGCAGAGGCAGAGtatcctgatcttaaaggaacaAATACAGAAATCCACTGGCGCGCCTTGA
- the NOX1 gene encoding NADPH oxidase 1: MEEMIVKATWLGLNVFLFVHAFLSYEKADKYYYTREILGSALAWARASARCLNFNSMLILLPVCRNLLSFLRGTCSFCRCTLRKQLDHNLTFHKLVAYMICLHTAIHIIAHLFNFEHYSKSRQATDGSLASVLSILSHQEKGKESWLNPISSPNMTVEYVTFTSIAGLTGVIITIALVLMVTSAVEFIRRSYFEVFWYTHHVFIIYFIGLGIHGIGGIVRGQTEESLNASHPHRCAESFKQWDVHDSHCKHPQFEGLPAESWKWILAPVVLYIFERILRFYRSQQKVVITKVVMHPSKVLELQMNKRGFSMEVGQYIFVNCPSISYLEWHPFTLTSAPEEDFFSIHIRAAGDWTENLIRAFEQQQSPIPRIEVDGPFGTVSEDVFQYEVAVLVGAGIGVTPFASVLKSIWYKFRHADHNLKTQTIYFYWICRETGAFAWFNDLLASLEREMEELGKVDFLNYRLFLTGWDSNIAGHATLNFDKATDILTGLKQKTSFGRPMWDNEFSTIANAHPRSVVGVFLCGPQALAKSLSKRCHQYSSLDPRKVQFYFNKENF, from the exons TCGGCATTGGCCTGGGCCCGAGCCTCTGCTCGCTGCCTGAATTTTAACAGCATGCTGATCCTGCTTCCTGTGTGTCGAAATCTGCTGTCCTTCCTGAGGGGCACCTGCTCA TTTTGCAGGTGCACCCTGAGAAAGCAACTGGACCACAACCTCACCTTCCACAAGCTGGTAGCATATATGATCTGCCTACACACAG CTATTCACATCATTGCACACCTGTTCAACTTTGAACACTACAGCAAGAGCCGACAGGCCACAGACGGATCCCTTGCCTCCGTTCTCTCCATCCTATCTCatcaagagaaagggaaagagtcTTGGCTAAATCCTATCTCATCCCCAAACATG ACAGTGGAGTATGTGACATTTACCAGCATTGCTGGTCTCACTGGAGTGATCATCACAATAGCTCTGGTTCTCATGGTGACTTCAGCTGTGGAGTTTATCCGGAGGAGTTATTTTGAGGTCTTCTGGTACACGCACCATGTTTTCATCATCTACTTCATTGGTTTAGGGATTCATGGCATTGG TGGAATTGTCCGGGGTCAAACAGAAGAGAGCCTGAATGCGAGTCATCCTCACAGGTGTGCAGAATCTTTCAAACAGTGGGATGTTCATGACTCCCACTGCAAGCACCCCCAATTTGAAGGGCTCCCCGCTGAG tcttggaagtggatccttgCACCGGTGGTTCTTTATATCTTTGAAAGGATTCTCCGATTTTACCGCTCGCAGCAGAAGGTTGTGATTACTAAG GTTGTCATGCACCCATCCAAAGTTCTGGAATTGCAGATGAACAAGCGTGGCTTCAGCATGGAAGTGGGGCAGTATATTTTTGTTAACTGTCCCTCGATCTCTTACTTGGAGTGGCATCCCTTTACTCTGACCTCTGCTCCAGAGGAAGACTTCTTCTCCATTCATATCAGAGCAGCGGGGGACTGGACAGAAAATCTTATCAGGGCTTTTGAGCAACAGCAGTCACCAATTCCCAG GATTGAGGTGGATGGTCCCTTTGGCACTGTCAGTGAAGATGTCTTCCAGTATGAAGTGGCTGTGTTGGTCGGAGCAGGAATTGGGGTCACCCCCTTTGCTTCCGTCTTAAAATCCATCTGGTACAAATTTCGGCATGCAGATCACAACCTTAAAACACAAACG ATCTATTTCTACTGGATCTGCAGGGAGACAGGTGCCTTTGCCTGGTTCAATGACCTGTTGGCTTCTCTGGAACGTGAGATGGAGGAATTAGGCAAAGTGGATTTTCTCAACTACCGTCTCTTTCTCACTGGATGGGACAGCAACATT GCCGGTCATGCCACATTAAACTTTGACAAGGCCACTGACATCCTGACAGGTCTGAAACAGAAAACCTCCTTTGGGAGACCCATGTGGGACAATGAGTTTTCAACAATAGCTAATGCCCACCCCAG GTCTGTGGTGGGAGTCTTCCTATGTGGTCCTCAGGCTCTCGCAAAGAGCCTGAGCAAACGCTGTCACCAATACTCCAGTCTGGATCCCAGGAAGGTTCAATTCTACTTCAACAAAGAAAACTTCTGA
- the CSTF2 gene encoding cleavage stimulation factor subunit 2 isoform X3: protein MAGLTVRDPAVDRSLRSVFVGNIPYEATEEQLKDIFSEVGPVVSFRLVYDRETGKPKGYGFCEYQDQETALSAMRNLNGREFSGRALRVDNAASEKNKEELKSLGTGAPVIESPYGETISPEDAPESISKAVASLPPEQMFELMKQMKLCVQNSPQEARNMLLQNPQLAYALLQAQVVMRIVDPEIALKILHRQTNIPTLIAGNPQPVHSAGPGSGSTVSMNQQNPQAPQAQSLGGMHVNGAPPLMQASMQAGVPAPGQIPAAVTGPGPGSLAPGGGMQAQVGMPGSGPVSIERGQVPMQDPRAAMQRGPLPANVPTPRGLLGDAPNDPRGGTLLSVTGEVEPRGYLGPPHQGPPMHHVPGHDSRGPPPHEMRGGPLAEPRPLMAEPRGPMLDQRGPPLDGRGGRDPRGIDARGMEARAMEARALDARGLEARAMEARAMEARAMEARAMEARAMEARAMEVRGIEARSMDTRGPVPGPRGPMPSGIQGPSPINMGAVGPQGSRQVPVMQGAGMQGASIQGGGQPGGFSPGQNQVTPQDHEKAALIMQVLQLTADQIAMLPPEQRQSILILKEQIQKSTGAP, encoded by the exons ATGGCGGGTTTGACGGTGAGAGACCCTGCGGTGGATCGTTCTCTGCGTTCGGTGTTCG TGGGGAACATTCCATATGAGGCTACCGAAGAGCAGTTAAAGGACATCTTTTCTGAGGTTGGACCTGTTGTTAGTTTCAG GTTGGTATATGATAGGGAGACAGGAAAGCCAAAGGGTTATGGCTTCTGTGAATACCAGGACCAAGAGACAGCACTTAGTGCCATGCGAAACCTGAATGGGCGTGAATTCAGTGGGAGAGCACTTCGAGTGGACAATGCTGCCagtgaaaagaacaaagaagagcTGAAGA GCCTTGGCACTGGTGCCCCTGTCATTGAGTCACCTTATGGAGAGACCATCAGTCCTGAGGATGCCCCTGAGTCCATTAGCAAAGCAGTTGCCAGTCTTCCACCAGAGCAGATGTTTGAGCTGATGAAACAAATGAAG CTCTGTGTCCAGAATAGTCCCCAGGAAGCACGGAACATGTTGCTTCAGAACCCTCAGCTGGCTTATGCGTTGCTACAAGCACAGGTAGTGATGAGAATTGTGGATCCAGAGATTGCCCTG aaaattctgcATCGCCAGACAAATATCCCAACGCTGATTGCAGGCAATCCTCAGCCAGTTCACAGTGCTGGGCCTGGCTCAGGATCCACTGTGTCAATGAACCAGCAGAATCCTCAGGCCCCTCAGGCCCAGTCTTTG GGTGGAATGCATGTCAATGGTGCACCTCCTCTGATGCAAGCTTCTATGCAAGCTGGAGTTCCAGCACCAGGGCAGATACCAGCGGCTGTGACGGGACCTGGTCCTGGTTCCTTGGCTCCTGGAG GAGGAATGCAAGCTCAGGTTGGAATGCCAGGAAGTGGACCAGTGTCCATTGAGCGGGGACaag TGCCAATGCAGGACCCCAGAGCAGCTATGCAGCGTGGGCCCTTGCCTGCCAACGTCCCAACTCCTCGAGGTCTGTTAGGAGACGCTCCAAATGACCCGCGTGGAGGCACTTTACTTTCTGTAACTGGAGAGGTAGAGCCTAG AGGTTACCTGGGACCACCTCATCAGGGTCCACCCATGCACCATGTCCCTGGCCATGACAGCCGTGGCCCACCCCCACATGAGATGAGGGGAGGGCCCTTAGCTGAGCCCAGGCCTCTAATGGCAGAGCCAAGAGGTCCCATGCTAGATCAAAGGGGTCCACCCTTGGATGGCAGAG GCGGAAGAGATCCCCGAGGCATAGATGCACGAGGGATGGAGGCACGAGCCATGGAGGCTAGAGCATTAGATGCCAGAGGATTGGAGGCCCGTGCAATGGAAGCCCGAGCGATGGAGGCCCGCGCGATGGAGGCCCGTGCGATGGAAGCCCGCGCGATGGAGGCCCGCGCAATGGAAGTCAGAGGGATAGAAGCCAGAAGTATGGATACAAGGGGCCCAGTCCCTGGCCCTAGAGGCCCTATGCCTAGTGGAATCCAGGGTCCCAGTCCAATTAACATGGGAGCAGTTGGCCCCCAGGGATCCAGACAG GTCCCAGTCATGCAGGGAGCAGGCATGCAAGGAGCAAGTATTCAAGGTGGAGGTCAGCCTGGGGGCTTTAGTCCTGGCCAGAACCAAGTTACCCCACAGGACCATGAGAAG GCTGCTTTGATCATGCAGGTTCTTCAGCTGACTGCAGACCAGATCGCCATGCTGCCTCCTGAGCAGAGGCAGAGtatcctgatcttaaaggaacaAATACAGAAATCCACTGGCGCGCCTTGA
- the CSTF2 gene encoding cleavage stimulation factor subunit 2 isoform X1, producing the protein MAGLTVRDPAVDRSLRSVFVGNIPYEATEEQLKDIFSEVGPVVSFRLVYDRETGKPKGYGFCEYQDQETALSAMRNLNGREFSGRALRVDNAASEKNKEELKSLGTGAPVIESPYGETISPEDAPESISKAVASLPPEQMFELMKQMKLCVQNSPQEARNMLLQNPQLAYALLQAQVVMRIVDPEIALKILHRQTNIPTLIAGNPQPVHSAGPGSGSTVSMNQQNPQAPQAQSLGGMHVNGAPPLMQASMQAGVPAPGQIPAAVTGPGPGSLAPGGGMQAQVGMPGSGPVSIERGQGTLQHSPVGPAGPASIERVQGQRTWMIWASVRGCTPSLLVSGGLDGIAVLPMQDPRAAMQRGPLPANVPTPRGLLGDAPNDPRGGTLLSVTGEVEPRGYLGPPHQGPPMHHVPGHDSRGPPPHEMRGGPLAEPRPLMAEPRGPMLDQRGPPLDGRGGRDPRGIDARGMEARAMEARALDARGLEARAMEARAMEARAMEARAMEARAMEARAMEVRGIEARSMDTRGPVPGPRGPMPSGIQGPSPINMGAVGPQGSRQVPVMQGAGMQGASIQGGGQPGGFSPGQNQVTPQDHEKAALIMQVLQLTADQIAMLPPEQRQSILILKEQIQKSTGAP; encoded by the exons ATGGCGGGTTTGACGGTGAGAGACCCTGCGGTGGATCGTTCTCTGCGTTCGGTGTTCG TGGGGAACATTCCATATGAGGCTACCGAAGAGCAGTTAAAGGACATCTTTTCTGAGGTTGGACCTGTTGTTAGTTTCAG GTTGGTATATGATAGGGAGACAGGAAAGCCAAAGGGTTATGGCTTCTGTGAATACCAGGACCAAGAGACAGCACTTAGTGCCATGCGAAACCTGAATGGGCGTGAATTCAGTGGGAGAGCACTTCGAGTGGACAATGCTGCCagtgaaaagaacaaagaagagcTGAAGA GCCTTGGCACTGGTGCCCCTGTCATTGAGTCACCTTATGGAGAGACCATCAGTCCTGAGGATGCCCCTGAGTCCATTAGCAAAGCAGTTGCCAGTCTTCCACCAGAGCAGATGTTTGAGCTGATGAAACAAATGAAG CTCTGTGTCCAGAATAGTCCCCAGGAAGCACGGAACATGTTGCTTCAGAACCCTCAGCTGGCTTATGCGTTGCTACAAGCACAGGTAGTGATGAGAATTGTGGATCCAGAGATTGCCCTG aaaattctgcATCGCCAGACAAATATCCCAACGCTGATTGCAGGCAATCCTCAGCCAGTTCACAGTGCTGGGCCTGGCTCAGGATCCACTGTGTCAATGAACCAGCAGAATCCTCAGGCCCCTCAGGCCCAGTCTTTG GGTGGAATGCATGTCAATGGTGCACCTCCTCTGATGCAAGCTTCTATGCAAGCTGGAGTTCCAGCACCAGGGCAGATACCAGCGGCTGTGACGGGACCTGGTCCTGGTTCCTTGGCTCCTGGAG GAGGAATGCAAGCTCAGGTTGGAATGCCAGGAAGTGGACCAGTGTCCATTGAGCGGGGACaag GAACCCTACAGCACTCGCCCGTGGGACCCGCCGGGCCTGCATCAATTGAGCGAGTTCAAG GGCAGAGAACATGGATGATATGGGCATCTGTCCGAGGCTGTACTCCCTCCCTACTGGTGTCAGGAGGCTTGGATGGAATAGCAGTCT TGCCAATGCAGGACCCCAGAGCAGCTATGCAGCGTGGGCCCTTGCCTGCCAACGTCCCAACTCCTCGAGGTCTGTTAGGAGACGCTCCAAATGACCCGCGTGGAGGCACTTTACTTTCTGTAACTGGAGAGGTAGAGCCTAG AGGTTACCTGGGACCACCTCATCAGGGTCCACCCATGCACCATGTCCCTGGCCATGACAGCCGTGGCCCACCCCCACATGAGATGAGGGGAGGGCCCTTAGCTGAGCCCAGGCCTCTAATGGCAGAGCCAAGAGGTCCCATGCTAGATCAAAGGGGTCCACCCTTGGATGGCAGAG GCGGAAGAGATCCCCGAGGCATAGATGCACGAGGGATGGAGGCACGAGCCATGGAGGCTAGAGCATTAGATGCCAGAGGATTGGAGGCCCGTGCAATGGAAGCCCGAGCGATGGAGGCCCGCGCGATGGAGGCCCGTGCGATGGAAGCCCGCGCGATGGAGGCCCGCGCAATGGAAGTCAGAGGGATAGAAGCCAGAAGTATGGATACAAGGGGCCCAGTCCCTGGCCCTAGAGGCCCTATGCCTAGTGGAATCCAGGGTCCCAGTCCAATTAACATGGGAGCAGTTGGCCCCCAGGGATCCAGACAG GTCCCAGTCATGCAGGGAGCAGGCATGCAAGGAGCAAGTATTCAAGGTGGAGGTCAGCCTGGGGGCTTTAGTCCTGGCCAGAACCAAGTTACCCCACAGGACCATGAGAAG GCTGCTTTGATCATGCAGGTTCTTCAGCTGACTGCAGACCAGATCGCCATGCTGCCTCCTGAGCAGAGGCAGAGtatcctgatcttaaaggaacaAATACAGAAATCCACTGGCGCGCCTTGA